From Juglans regia cultivar Chandler chromosome 6, Walnut 2.0, whole genome shotgun sequence, the proteins below share one genomic window:
- the LOC109001174 gene encoding cytochrome P450 81Q32-like — translation MAIPFYCYFLLFLFLFILTKHLVLPSKGLPPSPALSLPIIGHLHLFKKPLHRSFAKLAEQYGPVLFIRMGSRPVLLVSSPTAAEECFTKNDIVFANRPRFLSGKYLGYNYTTLVWASYGHHWRNLRRIASLELLSSNRLQMFCSIRVDEVRSLIHRLFLDSEGVEFRTVDMKSTFFELALNVMMRLIAGKRYYGENVEEKLEETRKFKKIAVETFQLSGATNIGDFLPALKWVGSRGLEKRLVILQGKRDKFMQDLIEERRRTRGDSALENRGKTMIDVLLSLQEAEPEYYTDDIIRGMMQVLLTAGSDTSAGAMEWALSLLLNNPESLMKAQAEIHNHIGQNCRLLEESDFTELPYLRSIINETLRMYPPAPLLPAHESSEECTVGGFHVPRGTMLLVNAWFIQNDPKIWAEPRKFKPERFQGLEGERKDGMVFLPFGAGRRGCPGEGLAIRMVGLALGSLIQCFEWKRIGKEMVDMTEGAGLTLPKVQPLLAMCRPHPAMENYFSKL, via the exons ATGGCAATCCCATTCTACTGCTATTTTCTGCTCTTTCTCTTCTTGTTTATCCTGACAAAACATCTGGTTTTGCCAAGCAAAGGACTCCCACCAAGCCCTGCTCTTTCCCTCCCTATTATTGGCCACCTCCATCTCTTTAAGAAACCCCTACACCGATCCTTTGCAAAACTTGCAGAACAATATGGTCCAGTTCTCTTCATTAGGATGGGCTCTCGCCCTGTCCTCCTTGTTTCTTCCCCCACTGCAGCCGAGGAATGCTTCACCAAAAATGACATTGTTTTTGCAAACCGCCCTCGCTTCCTCTCCGGAAAATACCTTGGTTACAACTACACTACCCTTGTTTGGGCCTCCTATGGCCACCACTGGCGTAACTTGAGGCGCATAGCCTCTCTCGAACTTCTGTCATCCAATCGCCTCCAAATGTTCTGTAGCATACGTGTTGACGAGGTTAGATCGTTAATTCACCGGCTTTTTCTGGACTCGGAAGGGGTTGAGTTTCGGACCGTGGACATGAAATCTACGTTTTTTGAGCTTGCACTTAATGTCATGATGAGGTTGATCGCAGGAAAGCGGTATTATGGAGAGAACGTGGAGGAGAAACTGGAGGAAACTagaaagtttaagaaaattgcCGTGGAGACCTTTCAGCTCAGTGGGGCAACAAATATAGGAGATTTTCTGCCGGCTTTAAAGTGGGTTGGATCGAGAGGACTGGAGAAAAGGTTGGTGATACTGCAGGGGAAGAGGGATAAGTTCATGCAGGACTTAATTGAAGAACGTCGAAGAACAAGGGGTGATTCTGCACTTGAAAACAGGGGCAAGACCATGATTGACGTCCTATTGTCTCTGCAAGAAGCTGAACCAGAGTATTATACGGATGATATTATCAGAGGCATGATGCAA GTCTTGTTGACAGCAGGGTCAGACACTTCAGCTGGAGCAATGGAGTGGGCATTGTCACTTCTGCTGAACAACCCAGAGTCCCTTATGAAAGCCCAGGCTGAAATTCACAATCACATTGGACAAAACTGCAGGCTGCTCGAGGAATCAGATTTTACAGAGCTTCCCTATCTCCGCAGCATCATAAACGAGACACTCCGGATGTACCCACCTGCCCCACTTCTTCCCGCCCACGAGTCATCCGAGGAATGCACTGTCGGGGGCTTTCACGTCCCGCGCGGCACAATGCTACTGGTAAATGCGTGGTTCATACAAAATGATCCAAAAATATGGGCAGAGCCTAGAAAATTTAAGCCAGAGAGGTTCCAAGGTCTGGAAGGGGAAAGGAAAGACGGCATGGTGTTCTTGCCGTTTGGAGCAGGAAGAAGAGGTTGTCCTGGGGAGGGCCTTGCGATCCGGATGGTGGGTCTGGCCTTAGGATCACTCATTCAATGCTTTGAGTGGAAAAGAATTGGAAAGGAAATGGTGGACATGACAGAAGGAGCAGGGCTCACTTTGCCAAAAGTGCAGCCCTTACTAGCCATGTGTAGGCCACACCCTGCAATGGAAAATTACTTCTCTAAACTCTGA
- the LOC109001173 gene encoding E3 ubiquitin-protein ligase APD1-like isoform X2 → MVLGPSSSRLMKASSVFVEQVEVRDEDKKGAFLYAFSEKPELSCQANWNVSNYVIVRSYSRKGFSLWLNKGSTVRMRLEAPTSALNKLEVIMIKGEQTFNRLLPKVTSFPDAPTPKESINGKEAEFSIEEDDRYYLGIINTNPRSIIMTMTVNVLAKIYDTSKAKSMCSTTSGSCRLNLLFPDTHYVILTTPNNGDLGGWYIELSFVARMLTYIAILGFLVIIVFLILKYLGACDGENNTITGVAVPEQREATETDPIMPVKPLPYKYGTGEEGEDSEASSNSSEELYDSKLCVICYDEQRNCFFVPCGHCATCYDCAQRIMEGENNKVCPICRRLIHKLRRLFYS, encoded by the exons ATGGTGCTTGGCCCCAGCTCTTCACGGTTAATGAAAGCTAGTTCTGTGTTTGTGGAACAAGTTGAAGTCAGAGACGAGGACAAGAAAGGGGCCTTTCTCTATGCTTTCTCCGAGAAGCCTGAACTGAGCTGCCAAGCTAATTGGAATGTCTCAAACTATGTAATTGTTAGATCCTACAGCCGCAAG GGATTTTCTTTGTGGTTGAACAAGGGTTCGACGGTACGTATGAGATTGGAGGCTCCAACTAGTGCTTTAAACAAACTGGAAGTAATTATGATCAAAG GAGAGCAGACATTCAACAGATTATTGCCGAAAGTGACAAGTTTCCCTGATGCCCCTACCCCAAAGGAATCAATCAATG GTAAAGAGGCAGAATTCAGCATTGAGGAAGATGACAGGTACTACCTTGGAATCATAAACACGAACCCTAGAAGCATAATCATGACCATGACTGTGAATGTTTTAGCTAAGATTTATGATACTTCTAAAGCTAAGAGCATGTGTTCCACAACATCGGGTTCGTGTCGGCTCAACCTTCTTTTTCCCGATACTCATTATGTCATACTCACCACACCCAACAAT GGGGATCTGGGTGGATGGTACATCGAGCTTTCTTTTGTGGCACGCATGTTAACATACATTGCAATATTAG GATTTCTTGTGATTATAGTTTTTCTAATTCTGAAATACCTTGGAGCCTGTGATGGGGAGAATAATACCATCACAGGCGTAGCAGTACCAGAACAGCGGGAAGCAACCGAGACTGACCCTATAATGCCGGTGAAGCCATTGCCATACAAATATGGAACAGGTGAAGAAGGGGAAGATTCAGAAGCATCAAGTAACTCTTCAGAGGAATTATATGATTCAAAATTATGTGTAATTTGTTACGACGAGCAAAGGAACTGTTTCTTTGTTCCTTGTGGACACTGTGCCACCTGCTATGATTGTGCACAAAG gATTATGGAAGGGGAGAACAACAAGGTGTGTCCAATATGCAGACGGCTTATTCACAAATTGAGAAGATTATTTTACTCTTAG
- the LOC109001173 gene encoding E3 ubiquitin-protein ligase APD4-like isoform X1 encodes MFRLVMTPPPRRLFQQWREAWARLLAPLTIWLCVSVSLRYGFYGDCRMVLGPSSSRLMKASSVFVEQVEVRDEDKKGAFLYAFSEKPELSCQANWNVSNYVIVRSYSRKGFSLWLNKGSTVRMRLEAPTSALNKLEVIMIKGEQTFNRLLPKVTSFPDAPTPKESINGKEAEFSIEEDDRYYLGIINTNPRSIIMTMTVNVLAKIYDTSKAKSMCSTTSGSCRLNLLFPDTHYVILTTPNNGDLGGWYIELSFVARMLTYIAILGFLVIIVFLILKYLGACDGENNTITGVAVPEQREATETDPIMPVKPLPYKYGTGEEGEDSEASSNSSEELYDSKLCVICYDEQRNCFFVPCGHCATCYDCAQRIMEGENNKVCPICRRLIHKLRRLFYS; translated from the exons ATGTTCAGGCTGGTTATGACGCCGCCTCCGAGGCGGCTTTTTCAGCAGTGGCGGGAGGCGTGGGCTCGACTTCTGGCTCCTCTGACCATCTGGCTATGTG TTTCGGTGAGCCTGCGATATGGATTTTACGGGGATTGCCGCATGGTGCTTGGCCCCAGCTCTTCACGGTTAATGAAAGCTAGTTCTGTGTTTGTGGAACAAGTTGAAGTCAGAGACGAGGACAAGAAAGGGGCCTTTCTCTATGCTTTCTCCGAGAAGCCTGAACTGAGCTGCCAAGCTAATTGGAATGTCTCAAACTATGTAATTGTTAGATCCTACAGCCGCAAG GGATTTTCTTTGTGGTTGAACAAGGGTTCGACGGTACGTATGAGATTGGAGGCTCCAACTAGTGCTTTAAACAAACTGGAAGTAATTATGATCAAAG GAGAGCAGACATTCAACAGATTATTGCCGAAAGTGACAAGTTTCCCTGATGCCCCTACCCCAAAGGAATCAATCAATG GTAAAGAGGCAGAATTCAGCATTGAGGAAGATGACAGGTACTACCTTGGAATCATAAACACGAACCCTAGAAGCATAATCATGACCATGACTGTGAATGTTTTAGCTAAGATTTATGATACTTCTAAAGCTAAGAGCATGTGTTCCACAACATCGGGTTCGTGTCGGCTCAACCTTCTTTTTCCCGATACTCATTATGTCATACTCACCACACCCAACAAT GGGGATCTGGGTGGATGGTACATCGAGCTTTCTTTTGTGGCACGCATGTTAACATACATTGCAATATTAG GATTTCTTGTGATTATAGTTTTTCTAATTCTGAAATACCTTGGAGCCTGTGATGGGGAGAATAATACCATCACAGGCGTAGCAGTACCAGAACAGCGGGAAGCAACCGAGACTGACCCTATAATGCCGGTGAAGCCATTGCCATACAAATATGGAACAGGTGAAGAAGGGGAAGATTCAGAAGCATCAAGTAACTCTTCAGAGGAATTATATGATTCAAAATTATGTGTAATTTGTTACGACGAGCAAAGGAACTGTTTCTTTGTTCCTTGTGGACACTGTGCCACCTGCTATGATTGTGCACAAAG gATTATGGAAGGGGAGAACAACAAGGTGTGTCCAATATGCAGACGGCTTATTCACAAATTGAGAAGATTATTTTACTCTTAG